A stretch of Hydractinia symbiolongicarpus strain clone_291-10 chromosome 9, HSymV2.1, whole genome shotgun sequence DNA encodes these proteins:
- the LOC130657877 gene encoding tigger transposable element-derived protein 4-like, translating to MTSSWNETTLPTILSNYKLEDTFNADEFGLFYQCLPEKTYHLKREKCSGGKKSKLRFTGMAAASATGEKLPMFVIGKSKKPRCFNNIKHLPCQYTSQKKSWMDSEIFENWVRKLDQKFRVDGRKIVLIIDNCPAHTSISNLTNIHLVFLPPNTTSVLQPMDQGVVRSLKAHYRRRVVRLLCSALENNKPLPKISILSGMKILADSWEAVTKQTIINIVLRNLESLLQDNRMLLLIRMTHFERSSNVLRKRQ from the coding sequence ATGACAAGCTCCTGGAACGAAACCACGCTCCCCACCATTCTGTCGAATTACAAATTGGAGGACACTTTCAACGCAGACGAATTTGGTTTGTTTTACCAATGTCTTCCCGAGAAAACATACCACCTCAAAAGAGAAAAGTGTTCTGGGGGGAAGAAGAGCAAGTTAAGATTCACTGGAATGGCCGCAGCAAGTGCTACTGGAGAAAAGTTGCCAATGTTCGTCATTGGCAAATCAAAAAAACCTCGCTGCTTTAATAACATCAAACATCTCCCTTGCCAATACACATCACAAAAGAAAAGTTGGATGGATagtgaaatatttgaaaactgGGTCCGGAAACTGGACCAAAAGTTTCGTGTAGACGGGagaaaaattgttcttataatcgACAACTGTCCAGCACACACATCGATCTCGAACTTAACAAACATTCATCTCGTTTTTTTGCCCCCTAACACAACGTCTGTGTTGCAACCGATGGACCAAGGTGTCGTACGAAGTCTAAAAGCGCATTACCGAAGGAGAGTTGTACGTTTGCTGTGCAGTGCTTTGGAGAACAACAAACCTTTGCCAAAGATTTCAATTTTAAGCGGAATGAAGATACTGGCTGATTCTTGGGAGGCTGTAACTAAACAAACCATCATCAATATTGTTTTAAGAAATCTGGAATCTCTTCTACAGGACAACAGGATGCTATTGCTGATTCGGATGACCCATTTTGAAAGATCTAGCAATGTGTTGcgaaaaaggcaatga
- the LOC130657996 gene encoding DNA-directed RNA polymerases I and III subunit RPAC1-like, with amino-acid sequence MGKVNMAASVNGNLNDVRSKVRLEEFGVSHTSSSDFPGAYRDYNDEWDFNKFKKNFKIEVVKLNKNDMEFDMVGIDASLANAFRRILIAEVASMAIEKVFVFNNTSIIQDEVLAHRLGLIPIFADPRCFSFPPEVTEAAKQSEEEQLATNAEYHIVFELKVKCTHNPKAPPDAVDPDVLYLNNKVTTNHMKWIPIGNQAEQFGTNGIRPVLDDILIAKLRPGQELDLRMHCVKGVGSDHAKFSPVATASYRLLPEITLLQPITGELTDRLVKCFPKGVIKIVKENGVKKAVVVNARKDTGMREIFRDEKLKSMVKLEKRRDHFIFSVESTGALPPELLVEEAINILHAKCQIYLQQMRNV; translated from the exons ATGGGAAAGGTAAACATGGCAGCTTCAGTAAATGGTAACTTAAATGATGTTCGTTCAAAAGTTAGGTTAGAGGAATTTGGAGTATCTCAT ACATCAAGCTCTGACTTCCCTGGAGCATATCGTGATTACAATGATGAATGGGActtcaataaatttaaaaag aattttaaaattgaagttgtgaaactaaataaaaatgatATGGAATTTGATATGGTTGGAATTGATGCTTCACTAGCTAATGCATTTAGGAGGATTCTGATAGCAGAg GTGGCCAGCATGGCGATCGAGaaagtatttgttttcaataaCACATCAATTATACAGGATGAG GTTTTAGCACACCGTCTTGGTTTGATTCCAATTTTCGCTGACCCAAGATGTTTTAGTTTTCCACCTGAAGTAACAGAAGCAGCAAAACAAAGTG AGGAGGAACAACTTGCGACGAATGCAGAGTATCATATAGTATTTGAACTAAAAGTAAAATGTACACACAATCCGAAAGCACCTCCTGATGCTGTGGACCCAGATGTTTTGTACCTCAATAATAAAG TAACAACGAATCACATGAAGTGGATACCCATTGGAAATCAGGCGGAACAA TTTGGCACAAATGGTATTCGACCAGTTCTTGATGACATTCTAATTGCAAAATTGAGACCTGGCCAGGAGTTGGATTTGAGGATGCACTGCGTTAAAGGTGTTGGTTCCGATCACGCGAAGTTTAGTCCTGTCG CGACAGCATCTTATCGACTGCTACCTGAAATAACGCTACTTCAACCCATCACTGGTGAATTAACCGACAGACTTGTAAAATGCTTCCCGAAAGGGGTGATCAAAATTGTTAAAGAAAATG GAGTTAAAAAAGCTGTAGTGGTAAACGCAAGAAAGGATACTGGAATGAGAGAAATATTTCGCGACGAG aaattaaaatCAATGGTAAAGTTAGAAAAAAGACGTGATCATTTTATTT TTTCTGTGGAATCGACTGGTGCTTTACCTCCAGAACTGCTAGTGGAAGAAGCTATAAATATTTTGCATGCGAAATGTCAGATATATTTACAGCAAATGCGGAATGTATAA
- the LOC130657995 gene encoding AT-rich interactive domain-containing protein 4B-like codes for MASDIPAFLEVGTPVSAKFKGAFCEATIKSVKKSVKCKVQFKDGSGSAIINDEFIEGELKLNALVQTKQDGGEARDAVIQKMNDHSLYTVVFDDGDERTLRRTNVCVMGERHFQEHENLDNLPLTDPENFLTPVLLSNDKRRKRRRSQPNLDEDDSDSDGTKPGKRWSEIDKEYLGKVVCIEQGERRKSWFPALGLKHFGNHPDNQVYVQSFKDGKKMLVKKEDVKDFSKEKEPLSNFLKGETKTDPILRSAIEKALAYHDLGELPKGWNILDTIDEKEESSDDDVSAPLVPVLSSDAKAFQDNVYSFMSRQGTPLTKPPTINNQGVNLHKLYELVLEIGGMDEVSNQQWRHIYTKLGLRNMHTTASYNMKTLYKRYLYPYEEHLKSSAKSSPSRQQKPKSKRNATKEDNDKSSTISESDSEPDRRRTTRSTKAMLDRSFEGSAEKKKRPNLASRESTVDETEKSTLKGLFLDVDVKFSEAEDVDVVNSPETSDTSEDTEHSHDTRDQVGKYKMGSKIAIRYGSGKNQRIYNAKILDVGKEEGNGEVVYRIHYNGWNHRYDEWVKEERIQGFCNIPNRRKNIGPPLPTVKVPKDLPQKFKAKVETDALPILPAEHTTTEQMTPTTTPITTPVSKPVKSPVIEKPPSPLKSPTYAHEPLFLSESTKHAQHTKKTLHPKAVNDALFIPDFKPSPVKPRTTRNSMQDTILLNALVESIGKPNQSAVNIQSDPLMKSESSTVNRRRSNRQQITSQKSDNAESDLSSKDEKEDYGTKKDDVKEEPTTSTTFSDHQASGYENYSSSKKPLPLDPKESSKEDSVKKWIEDSSKLMSKTSLQKTMEEGPKIEACDPSETSKVDEFQNKISQDDDKKKGRKMKTKKEESKPNRKRRNDETDSDNEEKESTSAPVETIKSDNNNLQSEKDRTSETAQTLSDFCNIVENIPKLQASESVEESVPDTRKESNSPQKDHEKSRKKKHDKKRRRTQSTTEVEALKSPKEKKEKRVSPPLQYNIDFMSDLENVLAEKNSVDRIVIMQSRLNAMRKLYSKLRTEVASIDRRKRRKLRKQMENKQRTSVS; via the exons ATG GCCAGTGACATACCCGCTTTTTTGGAGGTGGGTACTCCTGTCAGTGCAAAATTTAAAGGAGCATTTTGTGAAGCAACCATCAAATCTGTTAAGAAGTCGGTCAAGTGTAAG GTTCAGTTTAAAGATGGTAGCGGCTCTGCTATTATTAATGATGAGTTTATAGAAGGGGAACTAAAA cTAAATGCATTGGTTCAAACTAAACAAGATGGAGGTGAAGCAAGAGATGCTGTCATACAGAAAATGAATGATCACAGTCTGTATACAGTTG TATTTGATGATGGTGATGAAAGAACATTAAGGAGAACAAATGTTTGTGTGATGGGAGAAAGACATTTTCAAGAACACGAG aactTGGACAACCTACCACTGACCGATCCAGAGAACTTTTTAACTCCTGTGTTATTA tcaaatgACAAAAGACGAAAACGCAGAAGATCACAACCCAA CTTAGATGAGGATGACTCAGATAGTGATGGTACAAAGCCTGGTAAAAGATGGAGTGAGATTGATAAAGAATATCTTGGAAAG GTCGTATGCATTGAACAAGGGGAAAGGAGAAAAAGTTGGTTTCCAGCTCTT GGcctaaaacattttggaaatcaTCCTGATAACCAAGTCTATGTGCAGTCGTTTAAAGATGGCAAAAA AATGCTGGTGAAAAAAGAAGATGTGAAAGATTTCTCAAAAGAAAAGGAACCTTTGTCAAATTTCTTAAAAGGAGAAACGAAAACCGACCCAATACTAAGATCAG CTATCGAAAAAGCACTAGCATACCACGATCTTGGTGAGTTACCAAAAGGATGGAACATTCTTGATACCATTGATGAAAAGGAAGAAAGCTCTGATGACGATGTGTCTGCTCCCTTGGTCCCGGTTCTCTCCTCTGATGCAAAAGCTTTCCAAGACAATGTATATAGTTTCATGAGTAGACAAG GCACTCCACTGACAAAACCTCCAACAATAAACAACCAGGGTGTGAATCTTCATAAACTTTATGAACTTGTACTGGAAATAGGTGGTATGGATGAG GTGAGTAATCAGCAATGGCGCCATATTTACACGAAACTTGGTTTACGTAACATGCACACCACTGCGTCATATAACATGAAAACGTTATACAAAAG ATACCTTTACCCTTACGAAGAACACTTGAAAAGCTCAGCAAAATCTTCTCCAAGTCGACAACAGAAACCCAAGAGTAAGAGAAACGCAACTAAAGAAGACAACGATAAATCTTCAACGATATCTGAAAGTGATTCCGAGCCTGACAGGCGTCGTACAACGCGTTCAACTAAAGCGATGTTAGATAGGTCGTTTGAAGGTAGTGCAGAAAAGAAAAAACGCCCTAATTTGGCGTCACGTGAGTCCACGGTGGACGAGACAGAAAAATCAACATTGAAAGGATTGTTTCTGGATGTGGATGTGAAATTCTCTGAAGCAGAAGATGTGGATGTTGTGAACAGTCCGGAAACATCTGACACGAGCGAGGATACTGAACATTCCCATGACACCAGAGATCAAGTTGGCAAGTATAAAATGGGTAGTAAGATTGCAATTCGATATGGTAGCGGAAAAAACCAGCGTATTTACAATGCGAAGATTCTCGACGTTGGGAAAGAAGAAGGTAATGGAGAAGTCGTTTACAGAATTCATTACAACGGTTGGAATCACAG GTATGATGAGTGGGTGAAGGAAGAGAGAATTCAAGGCTTTTGTAACATtccaaacagaagaaaaaatattggtCCACCATTACCAACAGTGAag GTACCCAAAGATTTGCCACAGAAATTCAAGGCAAAAGTTGAAACTGATGCATTACCTATTTTACCCGCAGAACATACCACCACTGAACAAATGACACCAACAACAACTCCTATTACAACGCCTGTCTCCAAACCGGTCAAATCACCTGTTATTGAAAAGCCACCGTCGCCTCTTAAATCACCCACCTATGCTCATGAGCCACTCTTTCTTTCTGAGTCGACGAAACACGCTCAACACACGAAGAAAACTCTCCATCCCAAAGCCGTAAACGACGCTTTATTCATTCCGGATTTTAAACCCAGCCCTGTGAAGCCTAGAACGACCAGAAATTCCATGCAAGATACGATTTTGTTGAACGCTTTAGTAGAAAGTATTGGCAAGCCGAACCAATCAGCTGTAAACATTCAATCTG ATCCCCTAATGAAATCCGAGTCTTCCACCGTAAATCGTCGACGATCTAATCGTCAACAAATAACGTCTCAAAAATCAGATAACGCCGAGAGCGACCTAAGCAGTAAAGACGAAAAGGAAGATTATGGGACCAAAAAAGATGACGTCAAAGAAGAGCCTACGACAAGTACAACATTTTCTGACCATCAAGCAAGTGGTTATGAGAATTACTCTTCTAGTAAGAAGCCATTGCCTCTTGATCCTAAGGAATCGTCCAAAGAAGATTCCGTGAAGAAATGGATCGAAGATTCAAGCAAGTTGATGTCCAAAACATCATTGCAGAAGACGATGGAAGAAGGTCCAAAAATTGAGGCATGTGATCCGAGTGAGACGTCTAAGGTTGACGAGTTTCAGAACAAGATTAGTCAGGACGACGATAAAAAGAAAGGTCGTAAAATGAaaactaaaaaagaagaaagcaagCCAAATCGAAAGAGACGAAACGATGAAACGGATAGTGATAACGAAGAAAAAGAAAGCACATCGGCACCTGTCGAAACGATTAAAAGCGATAACAATAACTTACAATCAGAAAAGGATAGAACTTCTGAAACGGCCCAAACCTTAAGCGATTTTTGTAACATTGTCGAAAACATACCTAAACTTCAAGCCTCTGAAAGTGTGGAGGAGAGTGTTCCGGACACACGGAAAGAAAGTAATTCTCCGCAGAAGGATCACGAGAAGTCGCGAAAGAAAAAGCACGATAAAAAACGAAGACGAACTCAATCGACTACTGAAGTTGAAGCATTAAAGAGTCCGAAAGAAAAGAAGGAAAAACGGGTGTCGCCGCCATTGCAATACAACATCGACTTTATGTCGGATTTAG aaaatgtgCTTGCAGAAAAGAATTCTGTAGATCGAATTGTAATCATGCAGTCCCGTTTAAATGCCATgcgaaagttatacagcaaatTACGTACCGAAGTAGCTAGCATCGACCGTCGAAAGAGAAGAAAGCTACGCAAGCAAATGGAAAACAAACAACGGACGAGTGTGTCTTAA
- the LOC130656449 gene encoding zinc finger protein 468-like yields MVGEGGLMLKFAFPRPREEAKPRSDSHFLLGCEARFSEQNKDLDKMAAMMEDDESALKGLLNVGNIVLQPEKIESAIKNTDETWTYLVRWKDIWLHEALCMNFTDLIEEYWQEQKGISRGNKYELDDVITHEEQAAGEDQTELEATSEDLVVPVNLVASGNDNGATEMAANEIESGENLDQVVMGVDFDVSLSETLDEGNSKSFLQTMNDASAGAIHENVIDSSFNYQSSATVSKLRNGVILSKATTSASKTSSNVKKKYNPVECDVCHKVLSSRNSWREHRITMHLKNGKFPCDQCDKRFTHKRALLLHQVMHTGERNYVCEECGSTHKRQRELHLHIRDMHTNTQNFRCDVCFMCFKMKGQLKKHCFTEHKDTVTSCIVCKHKLTTPFSIYTHCLKHYEPKEFTCEQCGKAFKSKAVLKKHLPIHDPNRKPFKECPKCNKLIYSRSHYYEHVQSHDQNTNNLIKFQCDLCESSFQHLSSLKRHALRHRPGGDLEHPVENPYLNMPENELPSLCCRVCRKLYTSTSGYYDHIKRCPQGVRTIETCPLCGRTYSSKKTLRRHMRQRHADEFVENAEQPRHEVVCENEGEVDETEEIAIQIIALAPSVEENVVIEGEFLQDDSQIIEHIVQ; encoded by the exons ATGGTTGGAGAGGGGGGCCTGATGTTAAAGTTCGCATTCCCCCGCCCCCGTGAAGAAGCGAAACCGCGATCGGATTCCCATTTCTTGTTAGGCTGTGAAGCGCGTTTTTCAGAACAAAACAAAGATTTGGATAAAATGGCGGCAATGATGGAGGACGACGAAAGTGCATTAAAAGGACTTCTTAACGTCGGTAATATTGTTTTACAACCAGAGAAGATTGAAAGTGCCATTAAAAACACT GATGAAACCTGGACATACCTTGTACGATGGAAAGATATCTGGCTACACGAAGCTCTGTGCATGAATTTTACCGACCTAATTGAAGAGTACTGGCAAGAACAGAAAGGTATAAGTCGTGGCAACAAGTATGAGCTGGATGATGTGATAACGCATGAAGAGCAAGCGGCAGGTGAAGATCAGACAGAATTAGAGGCTACGTCAGAAGATCTTGTGGTGCCAGTAAATCTAGTTGCTAGCGGTAACGATAATGGCGCAACAGAAATGGCTGCCAATGAAATTGAATCGGGCGAAAATTTAGATCAAGTGGTGATGGGTGTAGACTTCGATGTGAGTTTATCTGAAACGCTGGATGAGGGAAACAGTAAAAGTTTTTTACAAACCATGAACGATGCTTCCGCAGGCGCTATCCACGAGAACGTTATCGATAGTAGTTTTAACTATCAATCCAGTGCTACTGTTTCGAAACTTCGGAATGGCGTCATTCTTTCTAAAGCTACTACATCGGCTTCAAAAACATCATcgaatgtgaagaaaaaatacaatCCTGTCGAATGTGACGTGTGTCACAAAGTGTTGTCCAGTCGGAACAGTTGGAGGGAACATCGGATTACGATGCATTTAAAAAACGGGAAATTTCCTTGTGATCAGTGTGATAAACGCTTCACACATAAGCGTGCGTTACTTCTTCATCAAGTGATGCACACCGGCGAACGAAATTATGTATGCGAGGAATGCGGCAGCACGCACAAACGCCAGCGTGAGTTGCACTTACATATACGCGACATGCACACGAACACGCAGAACTTTCGTTGCGACGTTTGTTTTATGTGTTTTAAAATGAAAGGgcagttaaaaaaacattgctttACTGAGCATAAAGACACTGTTACTTCTTGCATCGTTTGTAAACATAAACTTACAACTCCTTTTTCGATATACACGCATTGCTTGAAACATTACGAGCCGAAAGAGTTTACCTGCGAACAGTGTGGAAAGGCCTTTAAAAGTAAAGCAGTCCTTAAGAAGCATCTTCCGATACACGATCCAAACAGAAAGCCTTTTAAAGAATGTCCGAAATGCAACAAACTTATATATTCTCGATCACACTACTATGAGCATGTCCAAAGTCATGACCAGAACACAAATAATTTGATTAAGTTCCAATGTGACTTGTGCGAGTCGTCGTTTCAACATTTGTCAAGTCTGAAAAGACACGCGCTTCGTCACAGACCAGGAGGAGATTTAGAACATCCTGTAGAGAATCCGTATTTAAACATGCCGGAGAATGAACTTCCGTCATTGTGTTGCCGCGTTTGCCGGAAGTTATATACATCGACGTCGGGTTATTATGATCACATAAAAAGATGTCCGCAAGGTGTACGCACAATAGAAACTTGTCCTTTGTGTGGTAGAACTTACTCGagtaaaaaaacattaagaagACACATGAGGCAACGTCATGCGGACGAATTTGTTGAAAACGCTGAGCAGCCTAGGCACGAGGTTGTTTGTGAAAATGAAGGAGAGGTGGACGAAACAGAAGAAATTGCAATTCAAATTATCGCTTTAGCGCCATCTGTCGAAGAGAATGTTGTCATTGAAGGAGAATTTCTTCAAGATGACAGTCAAATTATCGAGCACATAGTGCAGTGA
- the LOC130656451 gene encoding uncharacterized protein LOC130656451: MYGCVTLLGFFVLQTHASELPLWHMKPLGSHIEANKVDETFADGIISPEDFAKKYVIPRKPLVFRNVVKSWPAYKLWTDEYLTERYGDMEMRLEGKKEKGGRIPVGDVCLGRDHLKTFLNEYRQGADKYVVSDLPTPMWNDVHVLPSMSCGEFFTNYVEIDIWINSDLGKKGKGGNSILHKDAFNTVNCVVNGTKEWKLIELKYNDYVYQSWEGPMDAGYGGFSLINPEKVDAKRYPDIGKIPEWQFTTINAGDCLYLPSQMWHQVKSYGESNKAIAFLFSQFNERKNINTSECPEKVVSIPLSEVDVDLQYPGYGIMPMGNSEISAIKQDLPQLINATTGYVTKRSTFQVVYQGHESGAKNKELMVQKAKNMYAYLLDIAGGDKEKMTTEFLQNLTRAQIRPLYPWLFPIEPAGSYNHEYSVLLPEDLTDTIENIKSNNNGVLQKKDFLKVYQDIGGTLKFAENFWQKLAGDKNEISDTSKTIADALAPYEYHRREDPDREVEDDDAVIVTPQGHKSQPKKMKGGYAQTKEEEEEEPEESYEEYEEIEDGDVPDDVDEEMEIDDEKDLPKMKIEL; encoded by the exons ATgtacggttgtgtcacattgtTAGGTTTTTTCGTCTTGCAAACGCATGCTTCAGAACTTCCACTATGGCACATGAAGCCTTTAGGCAGTCACATCGAAGCGAATAAGGTCGACGAAACTTTCGCTGATGGGATTATTTCACCGGAAGACTTTGCAAAGAAGTACGTAATTCCAAGGAAACCCCTCGTGTTTCGAAACGTTGTGAAATCCTGGCCTGCTTACAAATTATGGACGGATGAATATTTAACAGAACGATATGGTGATATGGAAATGCGACTTGAAGGAAAGAAAGAAAAGGGTGGCAGAATACCCGTCGGTGATGTTTGTTTAGGTCGAGATCACCTAAAGACATTTTTGAACGAATACAGACAAGGTGCAGATAAATACGTCGTCTCTGATCTGCCCACACCCATGTGGAATGACGTGCACGTGTTGCCCAGTATGTCGTGCGGCGAATTCTTCACAAACTACGTCGAAATTGATATCTGGATCAACAGTGACTTAGGAAAGAAAGGAAAGGGGGGAAACAGCATTCTTCATAAGGATGCTTTTAATACCGTCAACTGTGTAGTGAATGGTACGAAGGAGTGGAAACTAATTGAGCTGAAATATAACGATTACGTTTACCAGAGTTGGGAAGGACCAATGGATGCAGGATATGGTGGATTCTCTCTAATTAACCCTGAAAAG GTGGATGCTAAAAGATATCCTGATATTGGTAAAATACCTGAATGGCAGTTTACAACAATCAACGCAGGCGATTGTCTCTACCTACCAAGTCAAATGTGGCATCAGGTGAAATCGTATGGGGAATCTAACAAAGCCATTGCCTTCTTATTCTCCCAGTTTAACGAACGGAAAAACATCAATACCAGCGAATGTCCTGAAAAAGTGGTTTCTATTCCTTTGTCAGAAGTCGATGTCGACTTGCAGTATCCAGGCTACGGAATAATGCCCATGGGTAATTCTGAAATTTCTGCGATCAAACAGGACTTACCACAATTAATCAACGCAACAACCGGATATGTAACAAAACGAAGCACGTTCCAGGTGGTGTACCAAGGACACGAAAGTGGCGCAAAAAACAAAGAACTTATGGTCCAAAAAGCTAAGAACATGTACGCTTATTTACTGGACATAGCTGGTGGagataaagaaaaaatgacAACAGAGTTCCTTCAGAATTTGACACGTGCTCAAATTCGACCGTTATATCCCTGGTTATTTCCTATCGAGCCAGCTGGAAGTTACAATCACGAATATTCAGTATTGTTGCCAGAAGATTTAACTGACACAAttgaaaacataaaaagtaaCAACAATGGTGTTTTGCAGAAGAAagactttttaaaagtataCCAAGACATAGGCGGTACTTTGAAGTTCGCGGAAAATTTCTGGCAAAAACTTGCTGGAGATAAAAACGAAATTTCAGATACGTCAAAGACTATTGCAGACGCATTGGCGCCGTACGAGTATCATCGTCGCGAAGATCCAGACCGCGAGGTAGAAGATGATGATGCTGTGATCGTCACACCACAAGGGCACAAGTCGCAACCGAAAAAAATGAAAGGAGGTTACGCGCaaacaaaagaagaagaagaagaagaacctGAAGAAAGTTATGAAGAATACGAAGAAATCGAAGATGGTGACGTCCCCGACGACGTTGATGAAGAAATGGAGATTGACGATGAGAAAGATCTGCCAAAAATGAAAAtcgaattgtaa